One window of Mastacembelus armatus chromosome 20, fMasArm1.2, whole genome shotgun sequence genomic DNA carries:
- the gfod1 gene encoding glucose-fructose oxidoreductase domain-containing protein 1, producing the protein MLPGVGVFGTSLTTRVIVPLLKTEGFAVKALWGRTQEEAEELAKEMNVPFYTNRIDDVLLHQDVDLVCINLPPPLTRQIAVKTLGIGKNVICDRTATPLDAFRMMSAAQYYPKLLSIMGNVLRFLPAFVRMKELLEEGYIGELLVCEAQVHSGSLLGKKYNWSCDDLMGGGGLHSVGSYIIDLLTFLTGQHAAKVHGFLKTFVKQTAHIRGIRQITSDDFCTFQMVLEGGACCTVTLNFNVPGEFRQEVIVVGTDGRLTVTGTDLYGQKNSGGTGGSPELLLKDATPLEKASLPEKAFSDIPSPYLTGMIRMIQAVRQAFQDQEDRRTWDGRPLTMAATFEDCLYSLCVVDAIKKSNQCGEWQKIVVMTEEPEVSPAYLISEAMRRSRMSLYC; encoded by the exons ATGCTGCCCGGGGTCGGCGTGTTCGGGACCAGCCTGACCACCAGGGTCATCGTCCCGCTCCTGAAGACCGAGGGCTTCGCAGTCAAGGCGCTGTGGGGCCGGACccaggaggaggcggaggaacTGGCCAAGGAGATGAACGTGCCGTTTTACACCAACCGGATCGACGACGTGCTGCTGCACCAGGATGTGGATCTGGTCTGCATCAACCTGCCGCCGCCTCTGACGAGACAGATCGCGGTGAAAACCCTGG GTATTGGAAAGAACGTGATCTGCGACAGGACGGCCACGCCTCTGGATGCTTTCCGAATGATGTCGGCAGCCCAGTACTACCCTAAGCTGCTgagcatcatgggaaatgtgCTGCGTTTCTTGCCAGCTTTCGTTCGGATGAAGGAGCTCTTGGAAGAAGGGTACATTGGGGAGCTTCTGGTCTGTGAGGCTCAG GTCCACAGCGGTAGTCTCCTGGGGAAGAAATACAACTGGAGCTGTGATGATCTGATGGGGGGTGGCGGCCTGCACTCGGTCGGCAGCTACATCATCGATCTGCTCACGTTCCTGACCGGCCAGCACGCAGCAAAAGTGCACGGTTTCCTAAAGACCTTCGTCAAACAGACGGCCCACATCCGGGGCATCCGCCAGATCACCAGTGACGACTTCTGCACCTTCCAGATGGTGTTGGAGGGCGGGGCCTGCTGCACCGTCACGCTCAACTTCAACGTGCCTGGAGAGTTTCGTCAGGAAGTGATTGTCGTGGGGACCGATGGGCGGTTGACGGTCACGGGGACAGATCTGTACGGACAAAAGAACAGTGGGGGAACCGGTGGCAgcccagagctgctgctcaAAGACGCCACACCGCTTGAAAAGGCTTCCCTGCCAGAGAAGGCCTTCAGTGACATCCCATCCCCGTATCTTACCGGGATGATCCGCATGATCCAGGCTGTGCGGCAGGCCTTTCAGGACCAAGAAGACCGGCGGACGTGGGACGGGAGGCCTCTGACGATGGCCGCTACCTTTGAAGACTGCCTGTATTCTCTCTGTGTGGTGGACGCCATCAAGAAATCGAACCAGTGCGGAGAATGGCAGAAGATTGTGGTGATGACAGAGGAACCAGAGGTCAGCCCAGCTTACCTGATCAGTGAGGCCATGCGGCGCAGCAGGATGTCCCTGTATTGTTAA